In Buteo buteo chromosome 16, bButBut1.hap1.1, whole genome shotgun sequence, the DNA window GGGTCCTGTGAGAAGTGGACCCAAACCTTTCACTGCTCCCAAACCAGCCTGTAATGCTAATCCCTCCCCAAAAACCTCTCCGAAGGCACCTGCACTGCTAGAATTAGAGGGCAAAAAGTGGAGAGTGGTGAGTGCCTGGCATTGGCATGAGTGGGTTGGAGGGATGGGAGctttgcagcagggaaggaaggtcTCCTGAGGACCTTTCTTGTAAGAGGCACCAGCCCAAAGGCACACGCAGTTTACTTTTAAAGGGTCTGCACTGCCCTGCTGTACACATGGACTAATTGGTCTGCATTCCAAAAATAAAGGGcgtttttgctgccttttcaggAGAACCAGGAGAATGCCACTAACCTGGTAATCAGCGACACAGAGTTGAAACAGGTAGCATATGTTTTCAAGTGCACAAATAGTACACTCCAAATCAAAGGCAAGATCAACTCCATCACCCTCGGTAAGTGGAGAAACCCTGAAAACTGCTTCTGTGTGCTGGTCtgtttgcagaaggctgaatCTCCAAAACCTTTCTCAGACTTaatctgtcttttctttgcagataaCTGTAAGAAGCTAGGTCTGGTGTTTGATGACGTGGTGGGCATCGTAGAGATCATAAACAGCAGGGACGTTAAAGTTCAGGTGAGTGTCTGCAACCTGTTCTCTGCCTGGGGTGTGACTGCTGCGCTGTACAACAGGGCATCTGTAGCATCTGCTCCTTTGAGTAGGTTTATTTCCGGAATAGGAATGTGCATCTGTGGAGAACATTCATGAAACACCATCTGTCCTACTGCTCTGCAGGTCACCCTGCCCAGCCCTTAGGAAGGGGCCGAAATTTGCCTCACTGGGCTGCTTCAGGGCTCTAGGTAAAAGATTAGTCTCTGTGAGGTGGGCAGCATGATATATATGACTGCTGAAGTAGGAGGCCAGCAGTAGAATCTACTCTGATTACAGTTCTGGTATCTGATTCGGGATGGTCAGCTTGTCCAGCGTTCACTGTAGTTTTGTTCTAAAGAGATCAAAACATGAAATAACTTTGGATTTTTGCCAAGGCGGGCATACTGGAATCCAGTGTGTCTGCGGTGGGCGGGTTGGAGTCAAACGTCTTGCCTTGAAGgcaagcacaaaagaaaaacgTTGCGGTTGCCCAGTTCAAAATAATGCTCCTCTAACTGCTGCTTTGACCATTCTGCTAGGTAATGGGTAAAGTGCCAACAATTTCCATCAACAAGACAGACGGTTGCCACGTGTATCTGAGCAAGAACTCCCTAGACTGTGAAATCGTCAGTGCCAAGTCGTCAGAGATGAATGTCCTTATTCCCACAGAGGGTGGTGACTTTGTAAGTGTTAGTTTTGAGATCATTGTGGAGGTCTGCTTGGGATTGCGGTAATGCAGGGTGGGATTCGTATTTTGAGCCCTGCAGGGAATGTCGGTTACAGTGAGGTCTGGAGGGACAATTCTAGACTCTAGACTTCAGAGGTCACAAATTATGGTCAGAtgttaaaagcagcagctcaagTTGTTTGTCTTTATAGTGAGATACTTGCTTTTCTGTGAGAGCTGCTTCTTCAGGATTTCTTGGGGGCAGAACAGGCAGCATTTGTGGTACAGCAAGGGACACAGCATGTAtctaagaaaagaaatgccTAAAGCAGTGGGAGGAGTTACTAGTCTCAGTCATAAACTGATTTTGACAACAGATTTCTATTTTTACCCTCCAGACTGAATTCCCTGTCCCAGAACAGTTCAAGACAGTGTGGAACGGTCAGAAGTTGGTTACCACCGTGACGGAAATTGCTGGTTAAGCAGAAAAGCTCCAAGGCTCATGCCCTCCCCTGGCCCTGCTGTGGGACAAATCTGCTTTCAGATGATTCTCTTAGATTTCTTGTACCTTTCTGCTCTCAAACTGCTTCTCTTCTACCCGAGAGACACAGCTACCTGCCGTCACTGAAATACCTCTGCCTGGGGTTTGGTGTAGGTGGCGGGTCAGTTATTGTCCACATCTATTAGCAGGaaggtgtattgttttgttttggttttttttctccccttgtcTGATCTAACTGCACCAATTATCAAGTCAGATTTTTCAGTGAACTTCACAGCCAGTACTGGCAGTTGGCTTTCAGAGCGTTgttcggggtttttttgtattgccTTTAAGCAAACTGTTCATGTGAGAGGAATGAATTGTTGTCCCCTTTTTAACAAATAATGGTGTCTGTCGGGGTCCAGTGTACCCAGTTGCTATGGCAGATGTCTCAAGAAGGTCCTAGAAGCTGCTAATTCCAGCTCTATGTACTAGTTGGTGGCATTACAGGACATGGGAATGGCTTTGTCGGACCAAAGGCTGAGGACCTGGGCCGTAGCATTCCACCCTGATTTCTCTTTCATCATTCCTACTAGCTCAGTGTATTTCTGATTGTGCCATGACAGGAGGCTTTATATTAACCAGTGCCACAGGAAGACTGCAGTGGAGTAACTGTGGTTACCCCCCCAGCAGTCTGGCTGGTAGCTTGGAGCTGAGCATCTCTTATTTCCATGAGTCCTCCACCTTCGCAAGCAAATCTTTGCCCCAGGGCTTCCTTCTCAGAGCAGCTGAACTCAGGTTCAGTCTTCCAGGGCAGTTCTTCTGAACCTGTCCCCTTCTGCAGAGGAAGGGTCTCCTTCATTCCAGGGTCAGTAGTGCAGTATTGTGAATACCTGGGTTGGATCAAGTCGGTTCATCACTCTCTTCCGCATCTGCAATCAGTCCCCATAAAGTGAATCCTCTCAACCTCCCCTTTCCCATGTTGCTTGGCTCTTTACTTTGGTGGAAGCTTGTAGCCTCTGTTCCAGGGCCCTGGAGCAGAGTGATGGATCTAAGACACAGTACTGTACTGACCCATAAAGGGAGCTGCACGTGCTTTGACCTTCATTTTTCCAATGCCTCGGGTGGCATAAGCATATCTTAAATGCATTTCCTCTGTAAAGTGtcaatgttctttttctctaggacaaaacttacaaaaaatatgcaatttttttattttgagactGTCCTGTGACTTGTACTTGTCTTCTCCTGAGGCTTGTGAAAAAACCTTTCTTATGTACTTAAGATTATACAGAAGATGATAGAATAAAGTTAATGCCAACTTGCTCATTACAGTGGCTCTGGTTTACTCTTTGGGGGCACACAGGACCTCGGGTAGGACAAGATGCCCTTTGCTGCCTAACCCTGCCTAGACTGCTTTGAATACTTTCCCAGGGGGAAGTACAGACTTTCCTCAACTCCCCTTGAATCAAATTGTCAGTAGTTGTCAaatctcacctttttttttttttctcagttggTTAGATGTAAAGTTCTTTATTGATTTCAGTTGCTGTACAAAAGTGCATAAAACAAGCCATTAGTTGAAAATTCTTCAAGCTGTTAATACCCACTTAATTCAAAACCCTCCTTTTTCCCAGAAACCCCTAAATTTGGCCCTTTTCCCCATCTTGAAGGAGAGGTTGTAATATCTTTCCTTTGCATACAGCCATGTAAGTCTACTTGCTGATCCCCTTAAGAGATGCAGCATTCTTAAACTAGTCATTTTGGTTAATACTGCCATTGTGTCCTGCGAGGAACAGGTAACAGGGAACACAAACCTCTCAAGCAGCTAATTATTTTGCCATCACCAAGTGaccagcacagctgcagctctgagAACTGAAGTAGACTTACCAGGGCCTGTGCGGGTGGAGTGCTTCACAATTAGTGCAAGGCTCAGTCCACCTATATTGGAGCGTTATTACATCCAGACAAATCCCAGTCTCTTACTGCAGTGTAGCAGGTGCCACACTGTGGAACTGCTGAGCTAAaccccctcttcttccccttcccgAGATCCCCCAGTCTTGTATGCAGAAAGTGCTGTTGCACAGTAGCAGCTGCTCTAACTACAGTGGTAGACCCTCCCCAGTGCTCTCACAGGGTGCCTCCCCTTAGCTTCactggaggaaggggaggataGTAGTGTAAAACCACTCTTCTGAGAAGTGCAGGTGATCCCCTTTCACCCCCAGGAACACCAGCTTTCCTGCTTTGTCCATCTCCTGCAGTCCCAGGCGATCCTGCAGAGAGAAGTGTAACCATAACTTCCTGGGGCCCTGCCACAGCCAAACACTGGCAATGGCTGGGGAACCCAGCATGGAGAAAAGCATGGATGGTCAGAGACTGTTGTTGCAGCAGAACTGGCTGGCAGGCTAGAGTGGGTTCCACTTCTGCTCTTCAAAGCTTCCCCTCATAGAGGGGAAAAGGCATTTTGGATGAGTCTTACAGCAAGGCTTTAAAAAGGAGCAGAATTCATTAAACGTGCTGAAGGAGATCTTGACCCAGGCATGAGACCACCACTGTAAGTCCCACTGGCCTGGAGAGAAATGCCTTCCCAGACAGCTACTGGCAAGAGGAGGCAATGCCCCAGGAACAGCAGAGATGGTGAGAAGAACAGAGCTGTGGGGTTTAGAGCTCCTCAAGGCCCCAGGGACACTATAGAGAGGAAACAGCAGAAACCCCCCAGCAGAACATACCTCTGTGTACAGCGAGGTCTCCTTCAGCGGGATGGTCTCCTTGGCTTGGCCGCTTTtgtaaaacccaaaccactgtcagaataaaaacaaagaaagagttGCTGAAGGGCTCGCAGGAGATAAGCAGGCTTTCACTGGCTTCTGCTGGAGACAGCGCAGTATCAGGCCTGTGTTTGTGCTCAGCGTGCTCCTTGCTAACCTCAAGTTCTGCCACCAAAGGACAAAccagaaacaagcaagcaagcaccAAAACGCCACCCAAAAGCAGCACCCACCCTGCCTGCCTCACCTCAGAGATCGGAGGGTCAACCATGGTATCATTGAGAAATTTCACCATCACAAACTTTTTCAGAGCCATCAGGTTTTTCTTGTATGTCTCATTGATGCCCTGGGTGAAAGCAACAGAGAACAGATCCAAGTCATTGGAAAGCCTGGTGAGACAGTCAGGGAAACCGGCTACTCCAACTTGCCCTGCACCTACAAAACCCTGGACTGCACCAGCCTAGGAGTCAGGAACGTGCATTTCTATCACCAGCCCCCCTTCAATATGCTCACGGCATTCAGCCTCCTCCCAGGCTGAGGCTGTAAAGAGGGGATGGGCCTCCCCTGCCTTcccaggggagggagaggattCACCCACTTGAAAGGTGATGGGTGGACTAAGCATGTGTCATATCTACACCAACCACTCCAAAAGAGTGCAGTGACACAGGAACTGCTCTGCCATGGACAAGTCTCATTCACAAATCTACCAGCAAAAACACTTTGTACACTCCTGGGATGCAGGGCAAAAAATGCTCCCCCTGAAACTCCAGCAAAACTACTGCCAGGGAGAACTAACGTGAATGAGCTCACTGGTAAGGCTTTTGCTCTCCTGCTAGCATTTAATCATCAGCCAGGTTCTTACTCTCTCCTGATTTATGTCAGCCAAAAAGATGCTGTTTTTCCTGTAGTCCTCCTCCTTCAGAGGGTTGTGCCAATATTCTGCTTGTACCAagctggagaagagagaaacCAAAGATCAGACCAGAAACCCAGAGCTTCTCAGATGGAGCCAGCCACCATCGTTGCAGCCTGATGAATATACTCACTGCTCTTGAACAGCTTGTGTGTAGGCGCCCAGATCCAGCGTCTTTCGGATCCAGTCACAGATATGGGAGCTCTCGCCAGGACAGCGTGGAAAGCCGTACACGCCTGGGGTATGGAGACGTGTAACAACTCGGTAAGCCGAACTGAAATCCCTTAATCCCTCCAGCTGGTAAAGAACCACCCTCTTACAGAGCAGTAGCAAGAATTACCCAGGGAATAAGGCAGCCTTTAATCCTGCAATCTCATTAGAcagccctcctgcccctggGCACTATTACACACAAAGATAATGGATGATGTTCTTGAGCTGAGCATATTGCTCTGGAGAATGGAGGCATGCAGACAAGCAGAATACCGTCCAGCTTGCCTGGTGTGTTCCCAGGAGGTCTCAGGATGATTCCCTACAGGTCTTCCCACTACACTACAAAGAAATAGACTCAAGCCATGCAACACCTCAGGGGAGAGTATTTGAAATTCATTACCAGCCGCTCTTAACTGTACGCCTCTTAAATTCCACTTCATACTGCCTCTTTAATCTACTGCAAGAAGCACCTCCCTTTCCTTGGGGCTTTAGCCTTCCAGATGCTGATTGTAAAATGTCCTTGTGACCCAGAAGGCTTAGTTTCACAAACGCTTTGCTCTGTAGTTAGGAATTTCTTCTCCAGAAACAACTAATCCCAAGTGCTTCCAAAGTATGTAAGAATTCTAACCCAGACAATAAGGCACCTACTTACAAAGGTCCCTTCTCATTGCCAGTTAAGCAAGACCAAGACAGAAATTAATGTGGTCAGCTAAGAACTGGGCCAAAGCAGATCACCAGATTCAGACAGGAGCAAAGGTACAGTTTAATTCACAAGAAAACAGTCAGGTTTTAGGAagaggctaaaaaaaaaaaaaatcattcctccTGCCAACAAGAGCATCCCACCCTTCACAGCAGTTAGGAGGTGAGGTAGCTTAAGAGGACACTACCTTGGTGCTGTCCCCCAACTGAGATCAAATTGAGCATGGGAGGAGAAGGACACCTCTGAGCCACCGCCCTCCTGTGGAGAAAGATAAAGGTGCTCAGCATGCCCAGGCCACCAATGCTGGTTCACATGCAGCTCTCAGCTTGCCACTGCGTGGGCTCAGGCACTTGGGCAACATTTGCAAAGAGAATTAACCCTTCCTGGTAGAGGAGGACTACAGGTAAACACATTCTTGCCTCCTTTGGAGTGCTCCTACAGTTACAGAAGGGTTTGTCAGTTTACATCTGCTTAGTACTTCAAAAATCAGAACCTAAAACCCAACAGAAGTCACTGGAAATGGAACAGAAGTGTAAACTTACAGGAACTGGCCTCCTTGGGAGAAGCCCATTGCGTTGTAGCCTCCTTTCAGGTGAGGGTCCTTTGCAAGTTGGCTGCACACCTCTGTCACTTGATCGTTCACATTCATAAAGAAGCTGTTCTCCATATCCTGATGGATTAGCCAGATTAGAAAGTAAACCTTGTACCATTACAATGGCTTACACTATTTTAATCTCTGCAAATAGACCACTAacaattctgcttttgaaagagGATGTTAACTTTCACAATATGACACAAGTGAAACTCAGATTTTGAGATTTCCCTTCACCATGTCTTTGTTCCTACTCTGCCTGGCACATGTGGAACAGTGACATTTCCCCAAACTTCTTGACAATTTGAGTCCCTTCAGattttgtacatatatataaataatttaaaaaaaaataatcaaacttcACCCATCTTTTCCAGATCCCAGAAGATAACATTCATTGCACATTATTCTGAGAGACTACTTAAATAAATTCAGTAGGGCTACACAAAACTGTCACAAAATacaaaggcacagaaaaagtCTGTATCTTTACTATACTGAATGAATGGTTGTAAATCAAAAAGTACGGCATGGGATAAAGCTCTGCTTTCGCACGGTATCTTATTGCATGCCTTTGTATTACCTGGAGTGGTGAGAGCGTGCTAATCAGTGGATTTGCATATAAATCCAATTCCGACTAGGGATTTGGTTTTCCCCAATTCTTTTCTGCAGGTATTATCTAGACATTATTGGTTTCTACCTGTCAAAGCTGTTTActttacaaagcagaaaaacagcagggaaagcaCTACAGCAATCCTTGTAGAACCACATTAATAACAAAGACCACAATAAGTATCGCCCTTTCAGATCTGCACACTGGCCACCACTCTGCGAAGCAGAAATGTGAGTGCCAGCAGTTAGTTACCTGTATCAGGTTGCTTCCAATCTTGAGTGACAGAACATAAATGCCTGGTATTTTATTCTCCACGATTTTCTTAATGTAGCCCATGCTTTGTGGATTGCAGCAACTGTCTCCTGTGAAAGGGAACGTCCGAAGTACCGTCACGCCACCGCCCAGGCCCTCACCTCGCTTCCACACACATCACACCAGGACCCCCCTGCTGCAACAGGGCCAGGATCCGTCAACGCACACACAGGCCTGGGGGAGCAGAGTCAGCACCTCCCAGCCTCCGCAGAAACCGGCTGTGCGGAGGAGGGGGACACCGGAGCGGAGCCGGGGGCGACCAGCGAGCTCCCCTCGGGCCTGCTGGGGTGCCAGCACGGCCCCGTCCGCGGGCCGGGCCAGCTAAGCCCCTCAGCCCCGCCCACAGAGCCGTTACCGGAGGATCTGCCCCGCCCCCCGCTACCGGTCCCTGCTCACCCATGCCGTGCCAGATAACCAGGGGGATGGCTGTAGCCGCGAAACCCAGgcgcagccccagcagcaccagcaccgCCGCCCTGAGCGCCGCCATCTTGACTGAGCACATGACTCGCGCTCGGCACGGGTCAGGCGTCGAGGGCGCGGCCTGGCGGGGGCGTGACCAGACAGGGGCGGGATCCGTGGTGGAGGGCGGTGCTAGCTGTGGGGGGCGTGGCCTAGACGTGCGGGGCGTGGTCTAGCGGCGAGGGGGCGTGACCCCAGTGTTCCCACGCTAGGAGCTGGTTCGAGTCCCGGCGTTGCTCTGCCCCACCCAGGTCCCTGAAATCCCAAATCCTGGCACAGCACAAAGGTAGCTGCCTCCCGTTCCCCGCCCCGGGAGACGGAGCCAGGAGACCCACGACCACGCTGGTCCCCTCTGGGCTGGGGGAGACACCTCTCCCCACACGTGAGCTACTCCCAGGGGGGGACtggatgggatggggaaggagccTCCCTTTGCACCAGCTGAGGGAGGGCAGCAGGTACCCCCGGGGCATCTGCGGGAGCACCCCGGGGTGGGAGAGACCTCGTTGCCCTGTCAGGCTCTTGTGGTCGAGGGTTATAAACAACGGGTGCAAATAAGTCCATCCCGGGGAGGTTTTGAGGCAGCTGTAAATCACTGTGCTCATAAAGCATTTGTGCCGGCAGTGCAGGCATCTGCGAccagcagcctgctctgctCTCGCCGTGCTGATAATGGCTTTGGGAGGAAACGCCAAGGGTCACTGCCCGGCTGCTCCTGTGTTTGTTGATGTTTGAGATTTGCTTCGTAACAGGGCCGG includes these proteins:
- the PPT1 gene encoding palmitoyl-protein thioesterase 1; the encoded protein is MCSVKMAALRAAVLVLLGLRLGFAATAIPLVIWHGMGDSCCNPQSMGYIKKIVENKIPGIYVLSLKIGSNLIQDMENSFFMNVNDQVTEVCSQLAKDPHLKGGYNAMGFSQGGQFLRAVAQRCPSPPMLNLISVGGQHQGVYGFPRCPGESSHICDWIRKTLDLGAYTQAVQEHLVQAEYWHNPLKEEDYRKNSIFLADINQERGINETYKKNLMALKKFVMVKFLNDTMVDPPISEWFGFYKSGQAKETIPLKETSLYTEDRLGLQEMDKAGKLVFLGVKGDHLHFSEEWFYTTILPFLQ